AACAGTGCTGAACTTGCTGGCATTACACTGGAGTtaataattaaagtttaaaaagcatAGCAGGGAGGGGAATTGAGCACAAGCAGAAATGTTAAGCAAGTAACTCGTAAGACAGCACATTTCTGAGAGGCAGGGAAAGGTCACTTGTTGCATGGGAACACTTCTGACTGCCAGAGGGCCCAAGGTGACGGTCTCTGTGATGGTTTAGCCTGCCTATCAGGGCATTCTACCTCTCCTGGAGAAGCAATACGCGAAATTTGCATGTACCTCAGCAGGAGAGGATGCTTGCTAGAGAGGATGGCCTTTTCAAGCTGGGTTTGAGGAGCACCACACAGTGCAGAACAATAAGCGTCTTCCCCATGGCACCAAGGTATCTCAGGGACATGTGCCCTAAGCTATCTTGGGAGTCAATGAACCTGGAGAAAACGTGTGTCAGGAAGCTTTTTGCCTCCTGGCCTCCATGTGGGGCATTTGAGCAAAACTGGCAAAGCCTAGTTATCATTGACATTACTGTGAATTCAGGTTAACTTTAGTGAAAGAAGTGCTGATTGGAAAAGGCAGCATTTTCTTCTACCCTCCAGCCCAGCTGTCCTCCTTACAGCTTTGGTAAGGATGgtttgagaaaaataattttacatttacatGAAACCATTGCTTTCCAGATGCTACGTTTGGGACTTTTACACAGTCTCTTGATTCTTTTCTGCCAAATTCTGTTTCAAGGGTAAAAACAGATTCACTCCTAGCAAAAGGGGTTTGTGAGTGTGTGTATTTCTTTTGGAAGTCCTTGAGAATTAACCAGTTTCTCTGGGATATTTTCCCCAGGATTaaatctcccttccctccttttacTTTAGCAGCTGGCATGATCTCTGTTGTTCTAATTGTTCtccctctttttcccttcctgttttgCTCCATGTTTCCAAATACAGAAGAGAAGCCTAGAATAAAGTAAGTATGAGGGGCAGGGAGTTTCAAAACCCTGGCATCATTTTTCTGATCTAGTAGAAGCTGTTGTCTATTAGGCAAATGGCCACTAGAAGCTTTTATCCAACCCTCCCTCATGCAACATCCAGCTGTTCCTGCTTGCCGTTCCAGGATGTCTGCTTCTACCAGAGGATGCCTTAGCAGTAGTTACCGGCCAGGGTCTTAAGGCCAGTTCCTGATAAAGTCAGAGGACTCGTGAACTGTCCAAGATACAGTGGTCTCGCAGTACCCCAAGATATAGGCAGCTCAACAGTAAATCCTCTGTAAATCCCTCTGGCTGGGAAACTACCCATCCATCCAGGACTGCTGACAGTGGGAAGGGTGGCAAATGTTGGGCTGGGCTGACTTGAACTTAACTAAGGTTTCCTATGGACGTGTGGCTCTGGGTCCCAGCACCTTAACTTCCCACTCTGCCAGCTGCCCAGAATGGAGCGTGCAGCGCTGCACCAACAGCCTCGTGGACCAATGCCTTCCCATGTGATAGGGAATGACCATAGGCTTTGGGAATGAAAAGGGTTTTTAGGGGTAGCTCCCTGCCCTGCGTGACCTTCCAGGAAGGACAATGGTCCTTAGTCCTATTCTGGAGTAGTTTTCCATTGACTTGCTGTTTCACCACTCTATCTCCATCAACATTCCTCCTTGTCAGCATCATTCCTGAGGGCAGGGCAGGTCAGGATGTGGTATTTAAAAAAGCTGCCTGTTCTTTAAGATGAaaatccttttttgttgttgtttgtttgttttgtttcttctttcttttttttttttttttgactctctGCAGACTAACTGCTCCTAAAATACCAGAGGGTGAGAAAGTAGATTTTGATGTAAGTATTCCTGAAACTGGCTGTGTTTGTCTGTCTGTACCTGAGCCATATACACGTGTGCAAACCCACATAACTCCTCCTGTATTGGATACTGCTGAGGATAAAGTAAAGGACAAAAGTATGGATGCTTTGCTGCCCGTTTTCAGTGAAAGGCTACTCTCTGCTCCCTGAAACTCTCTGGATGCATTCCTTGCTAATGTGACTAAGCTAaaatcatgtatttcttttttttctccttgaatcTTTGAAGCCAATATGtgaagaaaggagaaagtaaGTGTTCTAGAAGATCCCAGATCCCCTGTCCCATTGTTGTAAATGGTTTGAAAGTTGCAGGTTGAAATAAAACAGGCCTATATGCATCTGTTGCTGAGAAACACTACCTAAAATgacaatataattttaataataaacagAGATCCAAATACCTTCCTAGAAAGTTGATAGAAAAAAGAAGCAGGTCTGGTGTTGAAAATCTCCACAAAAACATCTGCTTTGCCCAAAAATGCAGGAACATTTTCTAGGTAAGATTCATATCCCAAAGAGGAGGCAGCTAAGTATATGCAAATATAGGCAGCTAAGCAAAGCCAGGGCTAAAATACAGTGTAGGGGAATGGGAGATGTGGATTCTGTTCCCTTCGGGGCTCCTGACTGTCACCTGGATGAGTCTCTGACTGTCTCTGTCCTGCATCAACAGCCATTTAAGCTAATGCCATAGATTTCTACAGATACCTGCAgacattttctgcttttgtttctctgtgtagGCAGGGTGCTGGGAATGTCCAGGGCATGTTCCTAGAGCAATATAGGCTTACTTAATGCATTTGCCTGCTCTTCTAGGACAtccaaaagaaaaggcagaacaaagaCCTGATTGAACTGCAGGCCTTGATCGACAGCCACTTTGAAgccaggagaaaggaagaggaagagctggtTGCCCTCAAGGAGAGGATTGTGAGTCCTTATACTGCCATTTCCCTGTATTAGATTGAGAGATCCTCTGTAGATGGGAATTTGAATCCATTAGTCCACTGTCAGACTTTGGCAGAAAGCTGTATTGCCATGTACAGAAGCGACTGCTCATTCACCACCAAATGGCTTCTCCCCACATCTGTCCCCTCTCTCAGCCTCTTGTTTTACACCTGAGAATTGCATGAGACCGTTCTGGCAAGGGAGTAGGTAGCTCACTCTCTACGAACCAAAGCTCTTGGTGGTAGGGTGTAATACTGGAGGTAGATAAAGCCACAATGATGACTCAATGCCTCTGCCACTGCTTCTTGCAGGAGAAGCGCAGAGCTGAAAGAGCAGAGCAACAGAGAATCCGGGCTGAGAAGGAGAAGGAGCGTCAGGCAAGGCTGGCAGTAAGTGTCTTTGCAACTCTTGACTTGTCTCAGCATCAAATTGGAGATCTCTAGTGACAGAAAAAACCTACAGGTTCTGCCTCTCAGTGTGAAAAAGTGACCACCTTCTTAAAGCAGGGGCAGGAAACAGGAGTTGCCAATTCTTATCAACATGCTTATCTGATCACATTCCCTGCAGTGACACTGACTGTTGGCGAAGCTGTCAGTCTCCCCTAGAGTAACTTGCTTGTGTGTGTTGCACTCCACAGGAGGAAAAggcaaggagagaggaagaagatgCCAAGAGAAAAGCTGAGGATGATCTCAAGAAGAAGAAAGCTCTGTCCTCCATGGGTGCCACATACAGTAGCTATCTGGCTAAGGTAAAAAGCATGGATTGGTGGATGAAATATTAAATGTTAAACCACAGGGTTGACTGGGAACAGTGTTTATTACAAGTTGAGAAAACAGCTCAACTTTTCTTCTTCCGGATCCCTAGCAGCTTGTCTTATATGCTctgtcactgaaataatttaattcagcCTGAATTTCTGCAGTCTAATGTTAATTAATGTTCTGAAAATAGGCTGatcagaagagaggaaagaagcaaacagCTAGAGAGACAAAGAAGAAGGTCCTGGCAGAGAGGCGCAAGCCCTTGAACATCGACCACCTTAATGAAGACAAGCTGAGGTAACATGCTTATGCTAACTTACTGGATATAATCCACTGAAATTTGGTCTTACTCTCCTGGAATCTCTGCTGGTAAAAATATGAGGTAGAGGAGAGGGCCTTCCTTGAA
The DNA window shown above is from Accipiter gentilis chromosome 17, bAccGen1.1, whole genome shotgun sequence and carries:
- the TNNT3 gene encoding troponin T, fast skeletal muscle isoform X2, which codes for MFAKSNHQKEEKPRIKLTAPKIPEGEKVDFDDIQKKRQNKDLIELQALIDSHFEARRKEEEELVALKERIEKRRAERAEQQRIRAEKEKERQARLAEEKARREEEDAKRKAEDDLKKKKALSSMGATYSSYLAKADQKRGKKQTARETKKKVLAERRKPLNIDHLNEDKLRDKAKELWDWLYQLETEKYDFAEQIKRKKYEIVTLRNRIDQAQKHSKKAGAKGKVGGRWK
- the TNNT3 gene encoding troponin T, fast skeletal muscle isoform X1, with the protein product MTPAEEAPEEEEKPRIKLTAPKIPEGEKVDFDDIQKKRQNKDLIELQALIDSHFEARRKEEEELVALKERIEKRRAERAEQQRIRAEKEKERQARLAEEKARREEEDAKRKAEDDLKKKKALSSMGATYSSYLAKADQKRGKKQTARETKKKVLAERRKPLNIDHLNEDKLRDKAKELWDWLYQLETEKYDFAEQIKRKKYEIVTLRNRIDQAQKHSKKAGAKGKVGGRWK